The following proteins are encoded in a genomic region of Triticum dicoccoides isolate Atlit2015 ecotype Zavitan chromosome 1B, WEW_v2.0, whole genome shotgun sequence:
- the LOC119317339 gene encoding disease resistance protein RGA5-like — MAPAVTAALGAIGPLLGKLSELLANECGRLKRVRREIRSLRTEFTSMHAALQKYAKLEDPDDQVKQWVSLVRELAYDTEDLFDKFIRHLGNGESHDGGFKEYFRKTARRLKTLGARRGIASQIDDLKLRINEVKELKTSYKLDDVASSTPVHTTTVDPRLAALFAEEAHLVGIDGPRDELDKWMLEEENKHHRRVLSIVGFGGLGKTTLENEVYRKIQGHFDCHAFVSVSQKPDTKKIIKDLISQVSCNAEFTKDMDTWDEKKSIAKLRELLKEKRYLVIIDDIWSIVAWKAINCAFPENSCSSRIVATTRILEVASSCCPGPDDQIYQMKPLCDPHSERLFFRRIFGSENCCPNMFIEVSKAILKKCGGLPLAIISISGLLANRPRVKEEWEKVKRSIGSDLNKSQSLEGMRNILSLSYNDLPPNLKTVLLYLSNFPEDYVIDRERLVRQWIAEGFISEERGRSCQEVAESYFYELINKNLVQPVGIGYDGMVRACRVHDMMLELIISKSIEENFITVVNGSQTVWGNSQCSIRRLSIQDIDQELAYELARKDLSHVRSLIITASGCIKHLPSLTKFEALRVLDFEDCLGVAQYDMDGMENLFQLKYLSFRRTDIQELPSGIVMLHDLETLDLRDTEIRDWPARIVQLTKLRHLLSDMNRPKIPIGIGNMINLREISGFDITMSSVGAVKELGSLINLKVLHVQFTVKDEESQEYKIHAEMFHSSLGKLGSHKLQSMWIDGGNSSVFELLDSWSPLPSCLQRYVMGSVYCLSKPPKWITPALTSLAYLQINLIVITEEVLGILGQLPALLSLKLYTDTVQKDRLVLQGRGFRCLKEFLYDHFGEGAGTFLFEEGALPKLEKLELWFSVSVAKAYGFYLGIEHLPYLKDVRVILQKRDATSSEVEAADVAIRKEANLHPNHPRLTLHEKK; from the exons ATGGCGCCTGCGGTGACCGCTGCACTAGGCGCGATCGGTCCcttgctggggaagctctccgagtTGCTTGCCAATGAGTGCGGCCGCCTCAAAAGGGTCCGCCGTGAGATTCGCTCCCTCCGGACAGAGTTTACCAGCATGCATGCTGCTCTACAGAAGTACGCCAAGCTAGAGGACCCTGATGACCAGGTCAAGCAATGGGTATCGCTGGTGAGGGAGTTGGCCTATGATACTGAGGATCTTTTCGACAAGTTCATTCGCCACCTCGGCAATGGTGAGAGTCATGATGGCGGCTTCAAGGAGTACTTCCGCAAGACTGCTCGGCGTCTAAAGACGCTTGGAGCTCGGCGTGGGATTGCCAGCCAAATCGATGACCTGAAGCTTCGTATCAACGAAGTGAAAGAGCTCAAGACCAGCTACAAGCTGGATGATGTTGCTTCTAGCACCCCGGTCCATACAACCACCGTGGATCCCCGGTTGGCTGCTCTTTTCGCCGAGGAGGCACACCTTGTTGGCATTGATGGTCCAAGAGACGAGCTTGACAAGTGGATGTTGGAAGAAGAAAACAAGCATCATCGCAGGGTGTTGTCGATTGTTGGGTTTGGTGGATTGGGAAAGACAACGCTGGAGAATGAAGTCTACCGCAAGATTCAAGGGCATTTTGATTGTCATGCTTTTGTGTCGGTCTCGCAAAAGCCAGATACAAAGAAAATCATCAAGGATTTAATCTCACAGGTGTCGTGCAATGCTGAATTCACAAAAGATATGGATACTTGGGATGAAAAGAAATCCATTGCAAAGCTAAGAGAACTTTTAAAAGAGAAGAG GTATCTTGTTATCATTGATGATATATGGTCTATAGTGGCATGGAAGGCTATCAATTGTGCATTTCCAGAGAACAGCTGTTCTAGCAGAATTGTAGCCACTACACGCATATTGGAAGTAGCTAGCTCTTGTTGTCCAGGTCCTGATGACCAGATCTATCAAATGAAACCTCTATGTGATCCTCACTCTGAAAGACTATTTTTCAGAAGAATCTTTGGCTCAGAGAATTGCTGCCCTAATATGTTTATTGAAGTTTCAAAAGCTATCTTGAAAAAGTGTGGAGGCCTACCATTGGCAATTATCAGTATTTCTGGTCTACTAGCAAACAGACCACGTGTGAAAGAAGAGTGGGAGAAGGTAAAAAGATCAATTGGTTCTGACTTGAACAAAAGCCAAAGTCTAGAAGGAATGAGGAACATACTATCCTTGAGCTATAATGATCTTCCACCAAACCTCAAGACCGTCTTGTTGTACTTAAGTAATTTTCCGGAAGATTATGTGATTGACAGAGAAAGGTTGGTGAGGCAATGGATTGCGGAAGGCTTTATTTCTGAAGAGCGTGGGAGGAGCTGTCAAGAGGTTGCAGAAAGTTATTTTTACGAGCTTATCAATAAAAACCTGGTCCAACCAGTGGGCATTGGTTATGATGGGATGGTTCGTGCCTGTCGAGTTCATGACATGATGCTTGAACTTATCATTTCAAAATCCATTGAAGAAAATTTCATCACTGTGGTGAACGGCAGTCAAACTGTTTGGGGAAATTCTCAGTGTTCTATTCGACGTTTATCGATCCAAGACATTGACCAGGAGCTTGCATATGAATTGGCAAGGAAAGATCTAAGCCATGTCCGGTCTCTTATAATAACAGCATCAGGTTGCATCAAACACTTGCCCAGTCTAACAAAGTTTGAAGCTTTACGTGTACTAGATTTTGAAGATTGCCTGGGCGTGGCACAGTATGATATGGATGGTATGGAAAACCTTTTCCAGCTAAAGTACCTAAGCTTTAGGAGAACGGACATACAGGAGCTACCATCTGGAATTGTTATGCTGCATGATCTAGAGACTCTGGATTTAAGGGATACAGAAATCAGAGACTGGCCGGCCAGAATTGTTCAGCTCACGAAACTACGTCATCTACTGAGCGACATGAATCGTCCGAAGATACCAATCGGGATTGGGAATATGATAAACTTAAGGGAGATCTCAGGCTTTGATATTACCATGAGTTCAGTAGGTGCAGTGAAGGAGCTAGGGAGCCTGATCAATTTGAAGGTACTCCATGTACAGTTCACGGTGAAAGATGAAGAATCTCAAGAGTACAAGATTCATGCAGAGATGTTTCATTCCTCACTAGGCAAGCTTGGCAGCCACAAACTGCAGTCCATGTGGATAGATGGTGGTAATTCATCTGTATTCGAGTTATTAGATTCCTGGTCTCCTCTTCCATCTTGCCTTCAAAGATATGTGATGGGCAGCGTGTACTGTTTATCAAAACCGCCAAAGTGGATTACTCCAGCACTCACCAGTCTTGCATATCTACAAATCAATTTGATTGTAATAACAGAGGAGGTTCTTGGTATACTTGGACAGCTGCCTGCATTACTTTCTCTGAAACTTTATACCGACACGGTCCAAAAAGACAGGCTTGTTTTGCAAGGCAGAGGATTCCGATGTTTGAAGGAGTTCCTTTATGATCATTTTGGTGAAGGTGCCGGGACCTTTCTGTTTGAGGAAGGGGCACTGCCAAAGCTCGAGAAGCTTGAGCTGTGGTTCTCCGTATCAGTGGCAAAGGCCTATGGGTTCTACTTAGGtattgagcacctcccgtatctgaaAGATGTACGAGTTATTCTTCAGAAGCGGGATGCCACATCTTCTGAAGTTGAGGCTGCAGACGTTGCCATAAGGAAGGAAGCAAACCTCCATCCCAACCATCCCAGGTTAACTCTCcatgaaaaaaaatga